The genome window GCCCAAAGAATCGTTTTTTTAAAGTCCATTTGCATTCACTTAATAATGAGATGTTTGTTTTACAGCGGGGTCATGACCACCTTGTGACCATGGATTGCAACGCAAAATACGCCAGACCATCATTCCAAAGCTTTTAAAAAATCCGTAATGAGCAAAACAGTCGCATGCATACTGCGAACAAGAGGGCTCAAACTTACAATGCATTCCCACAAATGGGCTGAGTGTTACTTGATAAAGCCTCACCAAATTAATGGCGACCTTGTTTAACAGGCGCACGTTAAATAAGCCCTGCAA of Polynucleobacter sp. AP-Nino-20-G2 contains these proteins:
- the yidD gene encoding membrane protein insertion efficiency factor YidD; the protein is MVMLLLSLKSQLVAKPAADSEEKKKKFCERKLQGLFNVRLLNKVAINLVRLYQVTLSPFVGMHCKFEPSCSQYACDCFAHYGFFKSFGMMVWRILRCNPWSQGGHDPAVKQTSHY